A single genomic interval of Alistipes provencensis harbors:
- a CDS encoding oligosaccharide repeat unit polymerase — MIKRGDDLHAFSFLILYIYTIFAQIGYVYYPILSMGIGAYFGPALYYRYWAFMFLSFVTAFFIYRMFPLKKTVIYEVYRVKYRKEFRFYFGLIFLFVCLLIYFYKNRSVFSWGSGNPMGSSWFSLLFYFFTISTIVLYAVIRYYRSSKFKILLLICCVTFFIQVASAAGIRSSILYFFIAIASIELSPFIVSLRNRKTTILKFVVLGCLLVYGLLIILQLRTQGSISLKKVFQTDLNAGSNALPISEQILLQDYYAPSHTLFVSMYYDMIDPVEVIKSNVCNAILGVHYPPLTNTIVARVKGETLERGVGWSYHFFVQGYNFMGFMGFLYNGILWNILLRIWLLFVRTDNVLFRRTMYALLIFCATLAMRNQTAQFIRSIYLNFIPGMICLIWATNSRIRFRKNAHWDNLLNH, encoded by the coding sequence ATGATAAAACGAGGAGATGATCTACATGCTTTTTCTTTTCTAATATTATACATATATACCATTTTTGCTCAGATTGGATATGTATATTACCCGATTTTGTCCATGGGAATAGGAGCCTATTTCGGTCCTGCATTATACTATCGATATTGGGCATTTATGTTTTTGTCATTTGTTACTGCATTCTTTATATATAGGATGTTCCCACTAAAAAAGACAGTTATTTATGAGGTTTATCGTGTAAAGTATAGAAAAGAGTTTCGATTCTATTTTGGACTGATATTTTTATTTGTTTGTTTGTTAATATATTTTTACAAAAACCGGTCTGTATTTTCATGGGGTAGTGGAAATCCTATGGGCTCCAGTTGGTTTTCATTGTTGTTTTATTTTTTTACAATTAGTACTATTGTATTATATGCGGTAATCCGGTATTATCGTTCGTCAAAATTTAAAATCCTTTTGCTGATATGTTGTGTCACTTTTTTTATTCAAGTAGCATCGGCTGCCGGTATTAGGAGTTCCATCCTGTATTTTTTCATAGCGATTGCGAGCATCGAGCTTTCTCCTTTTATCGTTTCATTGAGGAACCGCAAAACTACGATTCTGAAATTTGTCGTATTAGGATGCTTGTTAGTCTATGGACTGTTGATCATCCTACAATTAAGAACTCAGGGAAGTATTTCTTTAAAAAAGGTTTTTCAAACAGACTTGAATGCTGGATCAAATGCATTACCTATATCTGAACAGATATTATTACAAGATTATTATGCCCCTTCGCATACATTGTTTGTTTCCATGTATTATGATATGATAGATCCCGTAGAAGTCATTAAATCTAATGTATGTAATGCAATTTTAGGCGTCCACTATCCACCTTTGACCAATACTATCGTAGCAAGGGTCAAAGGGGAAACTTTGGAAAGAGGCGTAGGCTGGTCTTATCACTTTTTTGTACAAGGCTATAATTTCATGGGTTTTATGGGCTTTTTATATAATGGTATTTTATGGAATATTTTACTTCGGATATGGCTTTTATTTGTTAGAACCGATAATGTCTTGTTCAGAAGAACAATGTATGCCCTTCTTATATTCTGTGCTACATTGGCAATGAGAAATCAGACGGCGCAATTTATTCGAAGTATCTATTTGAATTTTATTCCAGGGATGATCTGTTTGATTTGGGCGACGAATTCCCGTATTAGATTCCGGAAAAACGCTCATTGGGATAATCTGTTGAACCATTGA